The Kitasatospora setae KM-6054 genome contains a region encoding:
- a CDS encoding ABC transporter substrate-binding protein produces MTTPNRLAALSCAALVATTAAGCASVEKAAGGGGDGTITMGTTNVTSVLDPAGAYDAGSWLVLNNSFQSLLSFPSGATVPQPDAAESCQFTGSDALTYTCTLRSGLKFTNGHPLTAQDVKFSIDRVKKIDDPSGPGPLLSTIKSVEVSGDRDVTFRLESPDAVLPAKLASAAGAIVDHQVFPADKLLENGRLVGSGPYKIDSIEAKGKAPGTVRLSANPGYHGIAKLQNDKFAVRYFDKPDELKSAIESGAVDVTDSSLDPATSARIKDEDMAGTGKLRVAEGASGETRYLVFNTKDETGGNQAVRQAAAQLIDRKALSHDVYAGTVQPLYSVVPAGLAGHNTAFFDKYGEPDPAKAKKILNNAHVTTPVKLNLTWSRARAGAGEMNAVKEQLENGGLFQVNVQEEPDWTAYQAGWKNGSYQAYPVGWIPDYADADDYISPLVVDGGAFHNGWNSTQISDRLVPDSIKLTDRSGGGAYDQIQKILADAVPMIPLFQNKSFYVYHPGITGVDATVDNTGVFRFWEIGRTSK; encoded by the coding sequence ATGACGACGCCCAACCGCCTGGCCGCCCTCAGCTGCGCCGCCCTGGTCGCCACCACGGCGGCCGGCTGCGCCTCCGTCGAGAAGGCCGCCGGTGGCGGTGGCGACGGCACCATCACGATGGGCACCACCAACGTGACCAGCGTGCTCGACCCGGCCGGCGCCTACGACGCGGGCTCCTGGCTGGTCCTCAACAACTCCTTCCAGTCGCTGCTCAGCTTCCCCTCCGGCGCGACCGTCCCGCAGCCCGACGCCGCCGAGTCCTGCCAGTTCACCGGCAGCGACGCGCTCACCTACACCTGCACGCTGCGCTCCGGCCTGAAGTTCACCAACGGCCACCCGCTGACCGCCCAGGACGTCAAGTTCTCCATCGACCGGGTCAAGAAGATCGACGACCCGTCCGGCCCCGGCCCGCTGCTCTCCACCATCAAGTCGGTGGAGGTCTCCGGCGACCGGGACGTCACCTTCCGGCTGGAGAGCCCGGACGCGGTGCTCCCGGCGAAGCTCGCCTCCGCGGCCGGCGCGATCGTCGACCACCAGGTCTTCCCCGCCGACAAGCTGCTGGAGAACGGCAGGCTGGTCGGCTCCGGCCCCTACAAGATCGACTCGATCGAGGCCAAGGGCAAGGCCCCCGGCACCGTCCGGCTCAGCGCCAACCCGGGCTACCACGGCATCGCCAAGCTGCAGAACGACAAGTTCGCGGTCCGCTACTTCGACAAGCCGGACGAGCTGAAGTCCGCCATCGAGAGCGGCGCCGTCGACGTCACCGACAGCAGCCTCGACCCCGCCACCTCGGCCAGGATCAAGGACGAGGACATGGCCGGCACCGGCAAGCTCCGGGTCGCCGAGGGCGCCTCCGGCGAGACCCGCTACCTGGTCTTCAACACCAAGGACGAGACCGGCGGCAACCAGGCCGTCCGGCAGGCCGCCGCCCAGCTGATCGACCGCAAGGCGCTCTCCCACGACGTGTACGCGGGCACCGTGCAGCCGCTCTACTCCGTCGTCCCGGCGGGCCTGGCCGGCCACAACACCGCCTTCTTCGACAAGTACGGCGAGCCCGACCCGGCCAAGGCCAAGAAGATCCTGAACAACGCGCACGTCACCACCCCGGTCAAGCTCAACCTGACCTGGTCCCGCGCCCGGGCCGGCGCCGGCGAGATGAACGCCGTCAAGGAGCAGCTGGAGAACGGCGGCCTGTTCCAGGTCAACGTCCAGGAGGAGCCCGACTGGACCGCCTACCAGGCCGGCTGGAAGAACGGCAGCTACCAGGCGTACCCCGTCGGCTGGATCCCCGACTACGCCGACGCCGACGACTACATCAGCCCGCTGGTGGTCGACGGCGGCGCCTTCCACAACGGCTGGAACAGCACCCAGATCAGCGACAGGCTGGTGCCGGACTCGATCAAGCTCACCGACCGCTCCGGCGGCGGCGCCTACGACCAGATCCAGAAGATCCTGGCCGACGCGGTCCCGATGATCCCGCTGTTCCAGAACAAGTCCTTCTACGTCTACCACCCCGGCATCACCGGCGTGGACGCGACGGTGGACAACACCGGCGTGTTCCGGTTCTGGGAGATCGGCCGCACCTCGAAGTAA
- a CDS encoding response regulator gives MTIRVLLVDDQPLLRTGFRMILEAESDLVVVGEAGDGQQALDQVRALQPDVVLMDIRMPRMDGVEATRRIAGPDRDGPAKVLVLTTFDLDEYVVEALRAGASGFLLKDVPAEELVQAIRVVADGAAMLAPSVTRRLLDMYATKLPSGDEAPPQALTVLTEREVEVLRLVARGLSNAEIAAELFVSETTVKTHVGHVLTKLQLRDRVQAAVYAYESGLVRPGAL, from the coding sequence GTGACGATCCGTGTGCTGCTGGTGGACGACCAGCCGCTGCTGCGTACCGGTTTCCGGATGATCCTGGAGGCGGAGTCCGACCTGGTGGTGGTCGGCGAGGCGGGCGACGGGCAGCAGGCGCTGGACCAGGTCCGCGCCCTGCAGCCGGACGTGGTGCTGATGGACATCCGGATGCCGCGGATGGACGGCGTGGAGGCGACCCGGCGGATCGCCGGGCCGGACCGGGACGGGCCGGCCAAGGTGCTGGTGCTGACCACCTTCGACCTGGACGAGTACGTGGTGGAGGCGCTGCGCGCGGGGGCCAGCGGCTTCCTGCTGAAGGACGTGCCGGCCGAGGAGCTGGTGCAGGCGATCCGGGTGGTGGCGGACGGCGCGGCGATGCTGGCCCCGTCGGTGACCCGCCGGCTGCTGGACATGTACGCCACCAAGCTGCCCTCCGGCGACGAGGCGCCGCCGCAGGCGCTGACGGTGCTGACCGAGCGCGAGGTGGAGGTGCTGCGGCTGGTGGCGCGCGGGCTGTCGAACGCGGAGATCGCCGCCGAGCTGTTCGTCTCGGAGACCACGGTGAAGACGCACGTCGGCCACGTGCTGACCAAGCTGCAGCTGCGCGACCGGGTGCAGGCGGCGGTGTACGCGTACGAGAGCGGCCTGGTCCGCCCCGGCGCGCTGTAG
- a CDS encoding RecB family exonuclease → MQQTDPPPAPRPAARPTGLSPSRAGDFMTCPLLYRLRVIDRLPEPPSQAATRGTLVHAVLERLFDHPPAERTPERARGLLEPQWERLLGERPELAELFPGEPGELAGWLADAGKLVDRWFRLEDPTRLHPVERELYVETALASGLPLRGYIDRVDVAPSGEVRLVDYKTGRAPSRDFEGKAMFQMKFYALVVWRWKGVVPKRLQLVYLGGGGDVVTYDPDEADLLSVERKLEALWEAISAAVATGDFPATRNRLCDWCDHQASCPEFGGTPPPYPLPLATENLPGKES, encoded by the coding sequence ATGCAGCAGACCGACCCTCCGCCCGCTCCCCGTCCGGCCGCCCGGCCGACCGGGCTGTCGCCGTCCCGGGCGGGTGACTTCATGACCTGCCCGCTGCTGTACCGGCTGCGGGTGATCGACCGGCTGCCGGAGCCGCCGTCGCAGGCGGCGACCCGGGGCACGCTGGTGCACGCGGTGCTGGAGCGGCTGTTCGACCACCCGCCGGCCGAGCGCACGCCGGAGCGGGCGCGCGGGCTGCTGGAACCGCAGTGGGAGCGGCTGCTGGGGGAACGGCCGGAGCTGGCCGAACTGTTCCCGGGCGAGCCGGGCGAGTTGGCCGGCTGGCTGGCCGACGCGGGCAAGCTGGTCGACAGGTGGTTCCGGCTGGAGGACCCGACCCGGCTGCACCCGGTGGAGCGGGAGCTGTACGTGGAGACCGCGCTGGCCTCGGGGCTGCCGCTGCGCGGGTACATCGACCGGGTGGACGTCGCGCCGTCCGGCGAGGTCCGGCTGGTGGACTACAAGACCGGCCGGGCGCCCTCGCGGGACTTCGAGGGCAAGGCGATGTTCCAGATGAAGTTCTACGCGCTGGTGGTGTGGCGGTGGAAGGGCGTGGTCCCCAAGCGCCTGCAGCTGGTCTACCTGGGCGGCGGCGGGGACGTGGTGACGTACGACCCGGACGAGGCCGACCTGCTCTCGGTGGAGCGGAAGCTGGAGGCGCTGTGGGAGGCGATCTCGGCGGCGGTGGCCACCGGTGACTTCCCGGCGACCCGCAACCGGCTGTGCGACTGGTGCGACCACCAGGCGTCCTGCCCGGAGTTCGGCGGCACTCCCCCGCCGTACCCGCTGCCCCTGGCAACAGAAAACCTTCCCGGCAAGGAGTCGTAG
- a CDS encoding site-2 protease family protein, which produces MNDTEGRAPEKPKPDDQPRGGILMGRPFGVPVYVTPSWFLVAALITWIFGSRLADVLPDLGGARYLLAFSFAVAFYGSVLIHELAHTVVGLRYKLGVRRIQLQFLGGVSEIEKEADRPWREFWLAFVGPLLSLLLGGAFWLGLRAVEPATVPGVLLAGLMVSNLVVAAFNLLPGLPLDGGRMLRAVVWALTGDPMKGTLAAVWVGRALAVAVVLGLPMLGSAQDVERSTTEAMVDGVLAAILGFIIWQGAGNSLRNARLKAVLPRLKVRELARRSIDVPADTPLGEAMRRAREAHAGAIVVVDGRGEPVAVVKESAVGAVPEHRRPWIAVTAVARDLEPGLTVPVDLDGEQLLDVLRRAPATEYLVVRPDGSVYGVLSLTDLERRLSAALQGRAAGAN; this is translated from the coding sequence GTGAACGACACCGAGGGGCGGGCACCGGAGAAGCCGAAGCCCGACGACCAGCCGCGCGGCGGCATCCTGATGGGCCGTCCGTTCGGCGTGCCCGTCTACGTCACCCCGTCCTGGTTCCTGGTCGCCGCGCTGATCACCTGGATCTTCGGCAGCCGGCTCGCCGACGTGCTGCCCGACCTCGGCGGCGCCCGCTACCTGCTCGCCTTCTCCTTCGCCGTCGCCTTCTACGGCTCCGTCCTGATCCACGAACTCGCCCACACCGTGGTCGGCCTGCGCTACAAGCTCGGCGTCCGCCGGATCCAGCTGCAGTTCCTCGGCGGCGTCTCCGAGATCGAGAAGGAGGCCGACCGCCCCTGGCGCGAGTTCTGGCTCGCCTTCGTCGGCCCGCTGCTCTCGCTCCTGCTCGGCGGCGCCTTCTGGCTCGGCCTGCGCGCCGTCGAACCCGCCACCGTGCCCGGCGTGCTGCTGGCCGGCCTGATGGTCTCCAACCTGGTCGTCGCCGCCTTCAACCTGCTCCCCGGCCTCCCGCTGGACGGCGGCCGGATGCTGCGCGCCGTCGTCTGGGCGCTCACCGGCGACCCGATGAAGGGCACCCTGGCCGCCGTCTGGGTCGGCCGCGCCCTCGCCGTCGCCGTCGTCCTCGGCCTGCCGATGCTCGGCTCCGCCCAGGACGTCGAACGCTCCACCACCGAGGCCATGGTCGACGGCGTGCTCGCCGCGATCCTCGGCTTCATCATCTGGCAGGGCGCCGGCAACTCGCTGCGCAACGCCCGCCTCAAGGCCGTCCTGCCCCGGCTCAAGGTCCGCGAACTCGCCCGCCGCAGCATCGACGTCCCCGCCGACACCCCGCTCGGCGAGGCCATGCGCCGCGCCCGCGAGGCGCACGCCGGCGCGATCGTGGTGGTCGACGGGCGCGGCGAACCCGTCGCCGTGGTCAAGGAGTCCGCGGTCGGCGCCGTCCCCGAGCACCGCCGCCCCTGGATCGCCGTCACCGCCGTCGCCCGCGACCTCGAACCCGGCCTCACCGTCCCCGTCGACCTGGACGGCGAACAGCTCCTCGACGTGCTCCGCCGCGCCCCCGCCACCGAGTACCTGGTGGTCCGCCCCGACGGCTCGGTCTACGGCGTGCTCTCCCTCACCGACCTCGAACGACGCCTCAGCGCCGCCCTCCAGGGGCGGGCCGCCGGCGCGAACTGA